One stretch of Oxyura jamaicensis isolate SHBP4307 breed ruddy duck chromosome 6 unlocalized genomic scaffold, BPBGC_Ojam_1.0 oxy6_random_OJ175, whole genome shotgun sequence DNA includes these proteins:
- the LOC118157475 gene encoding sideroflexin-1-like, whose translation MPPPLPGSIDIREPRWDQSTFQGRARHFFTVTDPRNLLLSGDKLEEARRLVHDYRAGTVPPGLTEEQLWRAKYIYDSAFHPDTGEKMLLIGRMSAQVPMNMTITGCMLTFYRTTPAVVFWQWVNQSFNAIVNYTNRSGDAPITPSQLGTAYVSATTGAVVTALGLKSLTKHLPAIIGRYVPFAAVAAANCINIPLMRQRELKLGIPITDENGNRLGESVAAAQKAILQVVVSRIGMAAPAMAIPPVIMNALEKRAFLKRYPYLNAPLQVGLVGLCLVFATPLCCALFPQKSSMQVSRLEPQLQAGIRERDPQLQTVYFNKGL comes from the exons ATGCCCCCCCCGCTGCCCGGCTCCATCGACATCCGGGAGCCCCGCTGGGACCAGAGCACCTTCCAGGGCCGCGCCAGGCACTTCTTCACCGTCACCGACCCCCGCAACCTGCTGCTGTCGGGGGACAAACTGGAGGAGGCTCGCCGCCTGGTGCACGACTACCG GGCTGGCACCGTGCCCCCGGGGCTGACCGAGGAGCAGCTGTGGCGGGCCAAGTACATCTACGACTCGGCCTTCCACCCCGACACGGGCGAGAAGATGCTCCTCATCGGGCGCATGTCGGCCCAGGTGCCCATGAACATGACCATCACCGGCTGCATGCTGACCTTCTACAG GACCACGCCGGCCGTGGTTTTCTGGCAGTGGGTGAATCAGTCCTTCAACGCCATCGTCAACTACACCAACCGCAGCGGGGACGCCCCCATCACCCCCAG ccagctggggacagcctACGTGAGCGCGACCACCGGGGCGGTGGTCACGGCGCTGGGGCTCAAGTCTCTCACCAAG CACCTGCCAGCCATCATCGGCCGCTACGTGCCTTTCGCGGCCGTGGCCGCTGCCAACTGCATCAACATCCCGCTGATGAGGCAGAG GGAGCTGAAGCTGGGCATCCCCATCACGGACGAGAACGGGAACCGCCTGGGCGAGTCCGTGGCCGCAGCGCAGAAGGCCATCTTGCAGGTGGTGGTGTCCCGCATCGGCATGGCGGCCCCGGCCATGG CTATCCCTCCAGTGATCATGAACGCCCTGGAGAAGAGAGCCTTCCTGAAG CGGTACCCCTACCTCAACGCTCCCCTGCAGGTCGGCCTGGTGGGACTCTG CTTGGTGTTCGCCACCCCGCTGTGCTGTGCGCTCTTCCCGCAGAAGAG CTCGATGCAGGTGAGTCGCCTGGAGCCCCAACTCCAAGCTGGGATCCGGGAGAGGGACCCGCAGCTGCAGACCGTCTACTTCAACAAGGGGCTGTGA
- the PDZD7 gene encoding LOW QUALITY PROTEIN: PDZ domain-containing protein 7 (The sequence of the model RefSeq protein was modified relative to this genomic sequence to represent the inferred CDS: deleted 3 bases in 3 codons) encodes MAQGWEDAEMTVPGRSRSSSSEVSLAPRCLLSKQSRLLNGAVRSARATSPMGRVILINSPIEASSNESDVINAITVEKSADGKLGFSVRGGSEHGLGIFVSKVEEGSAAEQAGLCVGDKITEVNSVSLENITMSSAVKVLTGNNRLRMVVRRMGRVPGIKFSKEKTAWVDVVNRRLVVEKSGSTPSESGSEDGLRRIVHLYTTSDDYCLGFNIRGGREFGLGIYVSKVDPGGLAEQNGIRVGDQVLAANGVKFEDISHSKAVEVLKGQTHIMLTIKETGRFPAYKEMVAEYCWLSRLTNGQLQQLSQTSETSSSISSYSSGPPPAAVNGLGTAAPGPPTRTVDVAISTEDGPRRGWARERAERAMQTDPATEGLPETRRTMRPPELLRDTAIRGQGTREPPGTHPRRTFSHSPKTALLLALSRPRQPITRSQSDLTVAEEKRKKEKPEGQGAQGPPPRAAPLQDPRQPLLQGRPCHQPELGPPQPGPPPAPSAGHAPSPRGAPMGTEVPTGGQGPGLAQVPPYGAPHGGERGKGVPPCSQFHPPPGCSPVSISLAVGAVQKFVIRSLKREKSRRASILALAGPTAPQPNGSDPEARLPLIQDTAARLLSPDEVTAVLRHCTRYLHEGSVEDLVRPLLAILDRPEKVLLLRDVRSVVAPTDLGRFDSMVMPLELEAFDALKSRSVRSPALRPAHHDSPPKRHLITPVPGSQRGPRNWRKLGGCRRARPVHGHPPAPTGFTPAPTPRSPTCQWTPTPAPAAPRPPQGQDPPTGCWPSPPREGRRRSRSPQPTRRTEPPGVGEDGRCSGLGKPRRAQAPLAPLFGGPGGEAGGEPATNGPKEEEEEEEEERLLTVTLSKLKHSLGISISGGIESRAQPVVKIEKIFPGGAAFLSGVLKAGHELVSVDGESLQNVTHQRAVDIIRQAYRNKAKEPMELVVRVPGRPPE; translated from the exons ATGGCCCAGGGCTGGGAGGACGCGGAGATGACGGTGCCCGGGCGGTCGCGGAGCTCGAGCAGCGAGGTCAGCCTGGCGCCCCGCTGCCTGCTCAGCAAGCAGAGCCGCCTGCTCAACGGGGCCGTGCGGAGCGCCCGCGCCACGTCCCCCATGGGGCGCGTCATCCTCATCAACTCGCCCATCGAAG CCAGCAGCAATGAGAGCGACGTTATCAACGCCATCACGGTGGAGAAGAGCGCGGACGGCAAGCTGGGCTTCAGCGTCCGTGGTGGCTCCGAGCACGGGCTGGGCATCTTCGTGAGCAAGGTGGAGGAGGGCAGCGCTGCCG AGCAGGCTGGGCTGTGCGTGGGCGACAAGATCACGGAGGTGAACAGCGTGAGCCTGGAGAACATCACCATGAGCAGCGCCGTCAAGGTCCTCACCGGCAACAACCGCCTGCGCATGGTGGTGCGGCGCATGGGCCGCGTGCCGGGCATCAAGTTCTCCAAGGAGAAGACGGCCTG GGTGGACGTGGTGAACAGGCGCCTGGTGGTGGAGAAGAGCGGCTCGACGCCGTCGGAGAGCGGCTCAGAGGACGGCCTGCGGCGCATCGTCCACCTCTACACCACCTCCGACGACTACTGCCTGGGCTTCAACATCCGCGGCGGCCGCGAGTTCGGCCTCGGCATCTACGTCTCCAA GGTGGACCCCggggggctggcagagcagaacGGCATTCGGGTGGGCGACCAAGTCCTTGCAGCCAACGGAGTCAAGTTCGAAGACATAAGCCATAGCAAGGCGGTGGAGGTGCTCAAGGGGCAGACCCACATCATGCTGACCATCAAG GAGACCGGGCGGTTCCCTGCCTACAAGGAGATGGTGGCCGAGTACTGCTGGCTCAGCCGCT TGACCAacgggcagctgcagcagctgtcgCAGACGTCAGAGACCagctcctccatctcctcctacTCTTCGGGGCCACCACCGGCGGCGGTGAACGGGCTGGGGacggcggccccggggccacCCACCCGCACCGTGGACGTGGCCATCTCCACGGAGGACgggccgcggcggggctgggCACGGGAGCGCGCCGAGCGGGCCATGCAGACGGACCCAGCCACCGAGGGGCTGCCGGAGACGCGGCGCACCATGCGG CCCCCCGAGCTGCTGCGGGACACGGCCATCCGGGGCCAGGGCACCCGCGAGCCCCCCGGTACCCACCCGCGCCGCACCTTCAGCCACTCGCCCAAAACGGCGCTGCTGCTGGCGCTCAGCCGGCCTCGGCAGCCCATCACACGCTCCCAAAGCGACCTCACCGTCGCTG AGGAGAAGCGGAAGAAGGAGAAGCCGGAGGGACAGGGGGCAcaggggccccccccccgggctgcaCCGCTCCAAGACCCTCGTCAACCTCTTCTTCAAGGGCGGCCGTGCCaccagccagagctgggcccCCCCCAGCCAGGACCCCCCCCGGCTCCGAGCGCCGGGCACGCGCCAAGTCCCCGGGGCGCCCCGATGGGGACAGAGGTACCGA CTGGGGGACAGGGACCTGGCCTGGCACAGGTCCCCCCTTATGGTGCACCACATGGGGGGGAGCGTGGAAAGGGGGTGCCCCCGTGTTCACAGTTTCATCCTCCCCCCGGGTGCTCACCTGTCTCCATCTCCCTTGCAGTAGGCGCCGTGCAGAAGTTTGTCATCCGGAGCCTGAAGCGGG AGAAAAGCCGCCGTGCCAGCATCCTGGCCCTGGCCGGCCCCACGGCCCCGCAGCCCAACGGCAGCGACCCCGAGGCACGGCTCCCGCTCATCCAGGACACGGCGGCGCGGCTGCTCAGCCCCGACGAGGTGACGGCCGTGCTCCGCCACTGCACCCGG TACCTGCACGAGGGCAGCGTGGAGGATCTGGTGAGGCCGCTGCTCGCCATCCTGGACCGGCCCGagaaggtgctgctgctgcgggacgtgag GAGCGTGGTGGCCCCCACGGACCTGGGCCGCTTCGACAGCATGGTGATGCCCCTGGAGCTGGAAGCCTTCGATGCCCTCAAGAGCCGCTCAG TGCGGTCGCCTGCCCTCCGCCCGGCCCACCACGAC TCCCCCCCCAAGAGACACCTCATCACGCCAGTGCCTG GAAGCCAGCGGGGGCCCCGGAACTGGAGGAAGCTGGGGGGCTGCCGTCGAGCCCGTCCCGTCCACGGGCATCCCCCAGCCCCCACCGGCTTCACCCCCGCTCCTACACCCCGCTCCCCGACGTGCCAGTGGACGCCTACGCCAGCACCAGCGGCCCCTCGCCCACCCCAGGGCCAGGACCCCCCAACTGGCTGCTGGCCGAGCCCCCCCCGCGAGGGGCGCAGGCGCTcgcgcagcccccagcccacccggCGCACGGAGCCCCCCGGGGTGGGCGAGGACGGGcgctgctcagggctgggaaAGCCCCGGAGGGCACAGGCCCCCCTCGCACCCCTCTTTGGGGGGCCAGGAGGGGAGGCGGGAGGTGAGCCGGCCACTAACGGCcccaaggaggaggaggaggaggaggaggaagagcggCTGCTGACCGTCACCCTCTCCAAGCTGAAGCACTCGCTGG